The following are from one region of the Prionailurus bengalensis isolate Pbe53 chromosome A2, Fcat_Pben_1.1_paternal_pri, whole genome shotgun sequence genome:
- the MAPKAPK3 gene encoding MAP kinase-activated protein kinase 3, which produces MDDETAEEQGGPAPPQGAPCGPGSTGAPALGGRREPKKYAVTDDYQLSKQVLGLGVNGKVLECFHRRTGQKCALKLLYDSPKARQEVDHHWQASGGPHIVRILDVYENMHHSKRCLLIVMECMEGGELFSRIQERGDQAFTEREAAGIMRDIGTAIQFLHSRNIAHRDVKPENLLYTSKEKDAVLKLTDFGFAKETTQNALQTPCYTPYYVAPEVLGPEKYDKSCDMWSLGVIMYILLCGFPPFYSNTGQAISPGMKRRIRLGQYGFPNPEWSEVSEDAKQLIRLLLKTDPTERLTITQFMNHPWINQSMVVPQTPLHTARVLQEDRDHWDEVKEEMTSALATMRVDYDQVQIKDLKTSNNRLLNKRRKKQAGSSSASQGCNNQ; this is translated from the exons ATGGATGACGAGACAGCAGAGGAGCAGGGGGGCCCCGCGCCACCGCAGGGTGCACCCTGCGGACCCGGCTCAACTGGCGCTCCTGCCCTCGGGGGGCGGAGGGAGCCCAAGAAGTACGCAGTGACCGATGACTACCAGTTGTCCAAGCAGGTGCTGGGCCTGGGTGTGAACGGCAAGGTGCTGGAGTGCTTCCACAGGCGTACTGGGCAGAAGTGTGCCCTGAAG CTCCTGTATGACAGCCCCAAGGCCCGGCAGGAGGTGGACCACCACTGGCAGGCCTCAGGAGGCCCCCACATCGTGCGCATCCTGGACGTGTATGAGAACATGCATCACAGCAAGCGCTGTCTCCTCATCGTCATGGAATG CATGGAAGGTGGTGAGCTATTCAGCCGGATTCAGGAGCGTGGCGACCAGGCTTTCACTGAGAGAG AAGCTGCAGGAATCATGCGGGATATTGGCACTGCCATCCAGTTCCTGCACAGCCGGAACATCGCCCACCGAGACGTCAAG CCTGAAAACCTGCTCTACACGTCCAAGGAGAAAGATGCAGTACTCAAGCTCACTGACTTTGGCTTTGCCAAGGAGACCACCCAAAATGCCCTGCAGACACCCTGCTACACTCCCTATTATGTGG CTCCTGAAGTTTTGGGTCCAGAGAAGTATGACAAGTCGTGTGACATGTGGTCCCTGGGCGTCATCATGTACATCCT CCTATGTGGCTTCCCGCCCTTCTACTCCAACACGGGTCAGGCCATCTCTCCAGGGATGAAGAGGAGGATCCGCCTGGGCCAGTATGGCTTCCCCAATCCTGAGTGGTCGGAGGTTTCTGAGGATG CCAAGCAACTGATCCGCCTCCTGCTGAAGACAGACCCCACAGAGAGGCTGACCATCACACAGTTCATGAACCATCCCTGGATCAAT CAATCGATGGTGGTGCCACAGACCCCACTCCACACGGCCCGAGTGCTTCAGGAGGATAGAGACCACTGGGATGAGGTCAAG GAGGAGATGACCAGTGCCCTGGCAACCATGCGTGTGGACTATGACCAGGTGCAGATCAAGGACCTGAAGACCTCTAACAATCGACTGCTCAACAAGCGGAGAAAGAAGCAGGCAGGCAGCTCCTCAGCCTCACAGGGCTGCAACAACCAGTAG